Below is a genomic region from Medicago truncatula cultivar Jemalong A17 chromosome 3, MtrunA17r5.0-ANR, whole genome shotgun sequence.
AGGCTGGACCTTACCTTTGCCTTGGTCTTCTGTTGAAAAGGAATCAAAGATATTTAGAAGTGCATCTCTTGATATTATTGCGAAGAGAAGTGTTCTCATTCAAGAGTGTTTACAGTCTATTCTCTGTTCCAGGTTCTTTTCAAGTCCTCCAAGAGCACTTGTTTGGTTTTTGTCCCCTGAAGATTCCCATCCCAGTTCACCTGTGTCAAACTCTCCAGTGTCTCTGTCTTCTTTTACAAGAGGGGAAAATATTCGAAACTCTTCCACTTGGGGGAAGACCATATCACTTATTGTTGAAATTCCATCAAATAAATCAACGAGGCAGTTGTTAGAAGCACAACATCACACATGTGCTGGATGCCATAGGCATTTTGATGATGGAAATAGTTCAATTTGGGATTTTGTACAGACATTTGGCTGGGGGAAGCCTCGACTTTGTGAATATACTGGTCAACTGTTCTGCTCTTCTTGCCATACAAATGAGACTGCAGTCTTGCCAGCCAGGGTTCTACATCATTGGGATTTCACTCATTATCCAGTTTCTCAGCTGGCAAAGTCATATCTGGATTCCATACATGAACATGTAATTTTGGATTTAATGCTTTCCCGCTATTTTCATCCTATATTCTCTCTGATGCATGCTTATGCCCAAAATCTCTTATGTGTAAGCTAACTAGAAAGTGATGTTTCTATCTCTTCTCTTTGTTGGGTACCAAAAGCTTGGATTTGGTAGAATCTAGTACACTGATAGAGTAATTGCTAGTTTTAAGGAATGCTGTTCATTTGCTTCTACAGTGAACATTGGGCACACAGACTGTGAAGTGATGAAAAGTGACTACACTAATGCATACAAATTGATGCATGCTAAGCTGTTATTGGCAAATTCCTTgtgaatattaaattttatggcCTTTATTGGTTACCTTAATTTTCCTTGTTATATTCACTTACTGGATTTAGCTGTCATTGACTTGTAACTTTGGGTTTGAATCCGATATCGTAAAGGAACCCCTATAAAGTTTTCAGAgtataaaatagaaaacaattGCACAACTTAGAGGATTGAACATGAATATATGTGTTGTTTAACCAGATCTTTTATGTTACTTAGTAGAGGATCACATGCTTTGTGTCACTGCCGTTAATCCCCTTATTTTAACCtcgttttgttttgaaatttctcCTGCAGCCCATGCTTTGTGTCACTGCCGTTAATCCCTTCCTTGTGTCAAAGGTCCCAGCCTTGCTTCATGTTATGAGTGTTAggaaaaaaattggaacaatGCTTCCATATGTCCGCTGCCCATTCCGGAGGTCCATCAACAAAGGAGTTGGAAATCGGAGATATCTTCTTGAAAGCAATGACTTTTTTGCTCTTAGAGATTTGATTGATCTGTCAAAAGGAGTCTTTGCTggttagattttattttttacttcatATATTGTGTCTTTGCTAGTCCGCGTAGATGTGTTACATTTtctttgataaattaatttggGTTTGATGGAATGATATCTTAAGCCGTTTCTAGTACTTGCTCTTAAAACCGAAATTCACATTCTGATCGATCAGATTTTATTACCGAAATTCCTCATGTTTTCCCTGCTTTGATTGGCTGCCTTTATTGCAAATGTCTACCTCCAgtcctatttattttttggttcttaTGCAAGTTGGTTTCTTATAATGAGTGTTCAaggtattttttaaaaaataattagcaTTGACTCCTTTGAATATGCTTCCTTGGTCTTCGTGATTAgtcttttgtttcttataaGTAAGACTAGAGGAGTACGTATTAATAATAATGTGGATATCTTGGTCTAACTGATTATGGACTCGTATCATTTTGAGTAACTTCATGTATGATATGATAGGGCCCCTATAATAACCTAAGTACGGAGAAAGAAAAGGTTGATACAGGGAATTATGGCCCAGAGAGATAATGGAAAGGTTTCCATCAACATTCTGGGAAATAACTAAGTTGGCAGCAGGATGGTAGGGGTTGTGTGATTCAGCTGAAGGGGATAGTGAGGGAGCTGGTATTTACTGAGATTAGGCTGTTAATAGTTGGGACTTTTCTGGGAGAGACTTAGCACTCTCGAATTGCCTTGGCCATTTGTTTTTCTGGTTTCTGCTTTGTATTTTCGGTATCCAGGACCTGTTATCACCTCGATACAGGTCTGGATTTCCCGGTAATACAGTTTCAGTGCCCTGTTTTACTGTTTTCCTGGTACCTATCAATGCATGCCTTGCATGTTTTTTTGCCCGTAATTGCCAATTAATTTATGCCCTCTTTTTTATACCGTTCTCTAATAAGAAGTTTGACAGAATACCATGCAACGCTATTTATTGTGACCAGTGATCACTTTTGAAGTCTTTATGTGGAATTCCCTATATCTGGTGTCTCTGATTTATATCATCTGTTATGCAGCACTGCCTGTGATGGTCGAAACTGTGTCGAGGAAAATCCTGGAACACATTACTGATCAATGCCTCGTATGCTGTGATGTGGGAATCCCATGTAGTGCCCGACAAGATTGCAGTGATCCATCTTCTCTCATTTTCCCATTTCAGGTTTGTATCTGTCAGTGCTAAGATTCTGTACTATAGAATTAGTTGAGGAAAAGAATGagtttataaatgaaaaaaataatgatttctTAGAATTCTAATTAGGCTGCCAATAAATTGTATGTTGGATTGCTTTTAATGTAAAAAGTTGATCATACAGACTATGCAAAAAGACTTCACAGGCATTTTGTggatattcttttttcttttttaatttaaaaactgTGGAAAAGACTTCAGAAAAATTAATTGTAATAATTGAATTTGTGAGTTAGTTTATAACGGTCGTCTATACATGAGTGAGAAAAAGCAACTTGTATAGTAATATTTAGGTTTAATTTTGACTTATGGTCTCCACGACCTATGTGCAGCCCCCTcgattacatttttttttttttggtcataaTCAAGTCTCCAAAAGAATCAACTTATATACCAGTTTATCATCCAATtgctattaaaataattgagaacGCATGATTTTCAGATGTAACATAACTTGTTGCTAAGTTGGTCAGCTTAAAGGACTCGTGACATGTAGGACTAAAATGCATGGTttattggtttattttttttcaaaaatatcaaatctattttaatcattcatggTATAATAGATTCATTTAAATGACCAATCTGGCAACATGTCAATTAGATTTCCTGCAGTCTAGAGTTGGATTCATAATGGGTATATGGGGATACTATATTTTCCCTATCCTCTAATGCCTCGACATATTTACTCTTTTGTCAGTCTGGAATTCTTTTGATCTATTAAAAAAGAGCAATCTTAATACTATAAAGCTAAATTATCAACAGGAAGACGACATTGAAAGGTGCAAATCTTGTCAGTCGGTTTTCCATAAACATTGCTTTAGAAAGCTTTCAAATTGTCCTTGTGGGGAACAACTCAGACTGAACAAGTCAAGGAGTTTTGCTAACAGAGTAAGTCAATGGGGAGGTGGTGGAACAAAAGGAGCTTTTGACTTGTTAGGCAAGGGACTAAGTTCTGGGTTGTCACCTAGGTTTCTCTCTGGATTATTTACAAAAGAAAAGCCTGAGAAAACAAGGGAGCATCAAGGCGAAAATATCATCTTAATGGGTTCCTTACCAAGCAATTCTTTATGATCAGAAGTCAGAACTTGTACCTTAATGTTGTAttagctttttcttttttaactcaAATGTTGTATTTGCTATACCACAAATTATGTTGCACATCTTAGGATGATTCTTCAATAATCACAGTTGTGTATGTAGTCATTTTTTGGGGTTGTCAttctttgtaacaaaaattcatGTATAATATaagtttcttttcttcattcGTTTCTTCTGTCTGTGCTTACAATTTTTTTCACTGAATGTATTCGAGCAAACAACACATGGGTGGAATCGTTGGATTTTGGATCTGGGTTGatacaaaataaattgttagTCGATGTAGAATctattaaaatatacaaaagtTGAATAAAACCACCTTGCACATTTGAAATATGTGAACcgtctaaaattattttaaaaaatgttgatttgtATGATGTGAAATTTCCTAGCTGGACTtgataattgaaaataaaagaaatttttgttcAAGATTGAGACCAAGGAGCTCAAGTTTGCAGTTTGAATCTTCATATTGTGTGAGTCACATATATGATGACAACACTCCCCTGATCATTTTCACTACTTGATGGCTTTGATATCACTcccaagaaaagaaaagaaaaaaggattTTATCTTCTTCATATGTAAATTTGAAGTTCGTAATAGTGTCACAAATTGGATGGTAactattatttgtttatatttgtagACTATTTCTACTCCTCTCTTTCCTGATACTTTTCTAGTCTTCTCTTGCAAATATCAACTGATATAGTGAcatgtttgttttttctgttAGCTTATAAGTGCGTTTAGTAATTGATCTTTTTAATGCTACCTTTTTAGTTCTTCATGGCAAGTTTCAATGTTGCAGTTCAGTGGTAATGGAATTTGCCTTGATTTTAAGAGCGACTTTTCTAATTTTAAGTTAACTTCTTTAAATGACAGTTTGAAAAAAGGCAATTGATTCCACTAGAAGTAATGTAGCTGCCACAGTACTGAAGGGAGTCAAGCAAAACATGAGTGATCTCTGCTAAATGTATTTTAGAAGTCAAACAAAGAAATGAAGATGTCCATTAGTGTTATTAGAAACATGAGTGATATCTGCTAAACGTACTTTAGAAGTCaaacaaagaaatgaaaatttcCACACATAGTTAACATAGTACAAAAGaacacattttcaaaattagtGGCACAATCCAACATTTATACACTAAAAAATATAGTAAGAAAGTTTTCAAACATGCAATAAACATTGATAACTATGGATATTTAAGAATCATAGGAAAATCAATGCTTGGTCAGATTAGTTCTTACAAGAATTCATAACTAATTACATGTATGGCATCTCTATGAGAAGTATTAGCAGAAAGCATTAGCCAAATTGTATTTATACCTTCTTCAACTGCTAATCTTCacctaaatataaaatatatcatcTGTTGCTATTTATTTCAACATTATGTGATTCATTTTGCTAACAGTATTATTTCACTCTTCCTTCCTCCTTCCTTATATTCATTCTTTCTATGGTGTAAAGTTGATGTTCAGAAAATTGAAGCTATAATTTGGTTTAGTCCTAAGCAAGCCAATATCATCTAACACATTGATATGAGTCGGGGTAGCGGGTTGACAAGACATAATGTTTCAGCTTCATTCCCAAAGTGAAAATACCATAGCATGGAATATGCAGTAATGCCACAGCAAAGTACCTAGAAATGAATCACAAGCCATAGAAAACAGGGTCACTAAAATGAACTTAAGTATATACGCAAAGCTAAATATCCTAAGTCCTGACAATAGTTTACAATTACTACTTCATAGGAATCAAGCATCATAAAAGCTCTAGAACTAAAGAATGGAAATGAGGcaagatttttttaactaattttgcATAAGATAATGAGAAAGGAGTAAAATTCATACCATAGTGGAGCATATGAGGATGATAAGTCAAGAAATGGATAAGGCCACCTGTTTTTCAAAACAAGAAAACTTATGTTAGACAGTGATGTACTGTGTTTTTTTCTAAGTAgttgaaataaaactaaaaaacaaaggCTTATACCAGAGATATTTGCAAGCATGAACAATCCATTGGAAAATCACATATGCGACTGTCCATAAGCAAAAGTATCCCATTCGAAACCAAGGGAAAGGCTGAAGGAGCAAAACGAAGAAGAGTATGATTTCCATATAAGCACAAACAATGGAAGTTTAGAATTAAATGGAATTCAATGCAAGAACTCACCAGGCAATTTAAAGCTGTATCACCTATGAGGAAAATAGCATTGATTGAGTGCATAATGATTACCAACTGCCACAAAAGAATACTATAATCAATATAAGTGGTTTAATTTCCAAGTTTTGAAGtctcttatttttttcctaGGAGAAACCCCCTGAATGAATGAGTTCATAGAAGATACTTACAAAGTTTAGATTGTAATCTTTGATGGTTAGAAATGGAACAAATACAAACCAAAATACACAATCAGTGAGCAATGCAGCACCTGCATTTATCTATTCACAAGtaaagaaactaaaatcaattataaaatcAACTGGTTTAGTTCGAGCTAAGGCTTGAAATGGATTTAAAAATACTTTCACAGCATATAATATACTAACatttgcttattaaaaaaaaaaatgaaaagatcaACCATCATTGAAGTTTAatcaaaaatatatgaaaattgaaaaaatatgtacctggaatgttatttgaaaaatataaccCCAAGTTCCAGCATGTTGGCGAACAATAACTTCTTCGGAGGCTCCCAAATTTTTCTCTTGGTCTGATGCATTAGAACTTTGTGGGAGTATATGAACATCAAATATTCCTTGCTCTGCATCTCCATCAACATTATCAACCTTATTATCACCACTTGATTTCTTATGATGTTGGTAACATCCATGCATGGAAAGTATTGATCCTAGCTGCAATATCAATCCAATCATAAAaggacaataaatatataagagATTATATAGTATATGATGGAGAAGAGTAACATAACCAATAATATTCTAAGATATTGAATTGAAGCATTTATACTTACCCCAAAGTAAAAAGTGATTGAAGCAAATGTCCACCTTGTTTcagaaaccataaaaaaaaaaaaaaaatcaaaatcaaaatcaaattaaatgctaaaaaaataatctgaGTATATGGTGGTTAATTAATACTGCAAGAGTTGAAATATTGTCTGGCTATAAATGGTTATTGCTCAAATTAGCTTCATGAATGATGTAAGGCAATAACTTtcttaaaaggaaaattaaaatagactTCTAACTAACAAATTAGCATCATATTGATTGATCACAAAAGCCTTAACTTCAAAAGCAGTGAGGGAGTAATTGCAATAATATATAGTGTCCCTTCAGCTAGCAAGCTACATTATAGTTAACTATTTACTCCTTTCATCTCATATTATAGTATAACAACAAAAACTATCTCATTTTAAATATCTTTTCATAATagcaatgaaatattaattaatatttttttctattatattctTAATCATTTATCAATATCCCATCTTCAACTCTTCTAACTAATATGAAAGTGTAGAAAATTATACAATATTTTGTATGAAACCTAAAATATTAATCACATTTCTTAATTCATGTGTTAAAAtcttaaaacaaattataattaatgtATATATACATAGGCCTCATTCATAATGTTCTTCCAAAAGATaccaaatattaaaacaaaataaaagaaaaaatgaaaacttacTGAGTGTAGTACAATAAAATTTCTcctccatcaacaacaacattgacAATGAGTAGAACCAAAAGCACAATAAACGCAAAAACTCGAAAAGCCAAAAGCCAAGCAGGGTGAATTCCTTTCAAACAAGGCTTCCAAGTTTCATCCTCATACAAAATTGCTGAATTTTCCTCTTGTTTTTCTCTTCCACTACCATTTCTAGCTGAAACATTTCTTGAACGTTTTTCATACTTCCATAGAAGCAATGATGAGAAAATGATTGAAAGCAAAACCCAAATAGCACAAAGCAAAACCCTCCAATTAATCCAATAACTCTGAGTATTTGTCTTAACAGTCATAATGGGTTCCCATGAGCCTTTAGGAGAGCCTGTTAGAAAACTCATGAtgaataaaaatcactttttttacttttttttttttcttcttctgatttTTCACAGTAAAAATGGCAAGAGAATGAACAAAATGAATGCTTTTTCTGTTATTTTACTGAtcacacaaaacaaaacaagccCAGAAAGAAAAGATATAAACTTTGAAATGGGTTTAATCAAAATCTCTGTTTTATGCACTTCAATGATAAACTACTCATATCATGAGGTTTACATGCATCACAAAATAGGAACAAGAAGTGCTCAAATTTAGGAGACCAAAAAGTATGAACTCTTGACACATATTGACtacattaaatgtttttttgattaaaactaaaaagatACGAAActtagatgaatttttgaacaaaaaaaatacaccgACAGTTACAATAGTAGATTGAAACTTGcaaggaaaagaaagagaatgtgAAGAGAAGAtgctttgcttttgtttttgtatgtAGAAATTTAAAACTGTTGAAGAGGTtatagagaagaagaagggaaGGAAAGAAAAGGATAGTGTGCTTTGGGAGCAAGTTTCTTTCTTCTACACTctttgctttttttattttatttttttattatatatatgctGTCTAATATTTGATTGACACATATCATATGTACATTTTAAATTATTCCAAAACTACTAACATgaatgtttgttgttgttgttattaatttgtttattaccAACCTTGTTGTATTTATTGAGTGACTTGAGAGAGACTCAGAATGAAAAGGACAGGGCATAGTATTATTTTGGGTTTATTTGCATTTGAATGTTTGTATAGTGGAGATGTTGcttgtttgttttggttgcaattatgtttttttacatGAGTTGCATTTGCATATTTTGGACCGTTCAATCTAAATCGTATGGTTTGTAATTTAATGTTATATACTACTCAAATCACGTCGTTAAAAATGTGAGctatttgattttgatcaaacgacttataattttcAACAAATGATATTGTTTTAAATTGGCTTTGGGTTTTGGTATGAGTTTTTGTTGCTAATAAAGGAGGAAAGtacaaaagagaaaaatgttaaatttagaAGTGggaaaaaaagggtaaaatacCTCCTTTGAGGTTAATATATGGGTACATTAAAGTGTAGAAAACATTGATATGTAGGAgtactcaaaaaagaaaaaattgatgtgTAGGAGTGAACAATGATTTGGAACATGATGGTTGATTTTAATGATTATATTCGTTCGTTAAACTTgaaatttatgttataattacTAGATGATTAGTATTTCAACTTTGCAATATGTTTCAAATATAGACTAAAAAATAGGAAGGTCTAGATCAATAATGTGATTATTTTAGAGATAGACAATTCATTACCAAGTGATTTGAGGAATGAAATTAAGTTTGATGAGAAATTAGAATAATATTACTATTATTGTTAAAACAGCAACTGTTTTGTCCTAGGGGTGTCTTGCAGTGGAAGCATgagaatgttgtttttgttgcttttttggGGTCATGTAATGGGGCCCACTAGTGAGACCACACATAGACTGGACTCCTTGGAGTAGGGACAACATTGACAGCTATGAGATGAGACCATTGAATTGAAATGGCCAAATCCACAGGCACAACTGGCACTGTACTACGCAATGCATTTTTACAGCTACGTAATTCAAAATTCCTAATCAGACAATTTCTTaacttattccttttttttttttttttttttttttaaacttggaTAATATTATGgcagtgtaaaaaaaaataaaaatgagagagTTGATAAAGTCATCGTGAATGAATGAAGCAATATTTTTTCTAGTGATAAATGAATGAAGCTCCTCGAGTTGGATAGATGGTACATGCAGAAAACAAGAGTGGTCCAATCCAATATATAGATGGTAAATGCAAACTTATAAAATGGAATCTGAATTTGTCCTCCTCGGGGTTTGAATAATGAATGGTTGGGAAATTTCTTgaacaaaaagtaaaaacagGAGTCAGGACCGTGGCAAGAAAATCCAAATTTCATATGGCTTTTTACATTGATTGACTTTATACTAATCAATGGGGTCAAGCTATTATCAAACGACAAGATAAAAGATACCACATCTGATTTACTTTATTTAATATATGCGTCAAAAGTTTGAAGAggcaacaaatatatatatatgactgtGTGTGATTCCTGAATATGATAGCTAAAACATGATTACTAATTATGCACTAATATATTTTCTATGATTTGGATTCCATAAGCTTGGTGAAATAGTTATATTTTGCCGTGTGATATATAATTTTGGGTTTTCTTTAAGACTGTGTTTTTATTTGATGAGCTGATAGGTGAAATATTTGTTAATGATAAAGTTGATTGCATCAGCCAAAAAGatgattgaaaataaaaagaggtATAAAAAAACCGCCATCAATGCTAACTTTAGCTTCGTAGAGAGGGTTACACATCAATGGTTCGTGACTTTATGCTTAGAAAATGCATGTTTTTATCCCAAGACTATAAAAAAGCATGAAGATGTAATGTAATCACTCATTCGCTTGTTGTGCACGGTAAAAAGGCATCTTGTAGtgatttactatatttttaaatatataaataacgaAATAGAGAAATAGGAGAGATAGGTGAGATTTACTATATAAAAGGCATCTTATAGTAATTTACtgtattttaaatataatttactaTATTATAAAAAGGCATCATTGGGACATGAGTTCGGTGTGGGGAGAGGAGGAATAGGAGAGATGATATAAAAACCCTCTCTCCATTTCTTAAATGTTGTAGAAATGGACAAATCagctgataaaaaaaaatagaagtggACATCTTCAATACCGTTTTGTTCGGTAGAACTATAATTTTGATAcaaatagaaaatatcattGTAAAAACTGTTTTGTTTTTGGAGAATTTGTCGGAATCCAAGTCAACATGTAATTGAGGTGGGTGAGAGGGGTTAGGATCCTACCATTAAATGGGTTCcactatcattaattattttttacttttgagtCTATAtcttttcaaatgaaaaaatggaGAGGATACAAAATGGAGAAGATCTTGACTCGAGTGGGAGGTATTGAGTGAATGAATGAACATATCTTGATTGGTAGTAACATGTCCCTTATATAGACGTAAGATGTATAGTATTGAGTTTGATGACTCACTGAATCTTACGTTGTAAACGAAGGAATATCATGCGGATTGAGCATTTGACCAAGAACAAATATATTTGATGTAAATGATCCCTTTTGCCTATTGTAT
It encodes:
- the LOC11436546 gene encoding uncharacterized protein isoform X2; its protein translation is MQPYSLKIFLPFSPNMKGSPKGSWEPIMTVKTNTQSYWINWRVLLCAIWVLLSIIFSSLLLWKYEKRSRNVSARNGSGREKQEENSAILYEDETWKPCLKGIHPAWLLAFRVFAFIVLLVLLIVNVVVDGGEILLYYTQWTFASITFYFGLGSILSMHGCYQHHKKSSGDNKVDNVDGDAEQGIFDVHILPQSSNASDQEKNLGASEEVIVRQHAGTWGYIFQITFQLVIIMHSINAIFLIGDTALNCLPFPWFRMGYFCLWTVAYVIFQWIVHACKYLWWPYPFLDLSSSYAPLWYFAVALLHIPCYGIFTLGMKLKHYVLSTRYPDSYQCVR
- the LOC11436546 gene encoding uncharacterized protein isoform X1, giving the protein MQPYSLKIFLPFSPNMKGSPKGSWEPIMTVKTNTQSYWINWRVLLCAIWVLLSIIFSSLLLWKYEKRSRNVSARNGSGREKQEENSAILYEDETWKPCLKGIHPAWLLAFRVFAFIVLLVLLIVNVVVDGGEILLYYTQWTFASITFYFGLGSILSMHGCYQHHKKSSGDNKVDNVDGDAEQGIFDVHILPQSSNASDQEKNLGASEEVIVRQHAGTWGYIFQITFQINAGAALLTDCVFWFVFVPFLTIKDYNLNFLVIIMHSINAIFLIGDTALNCLPFPWFRMGYFCLWTVAYVIFQWIVHACKYLWWPYPFLDLSSSYAPLWYFAVALLHIPCYGIFTLGMKLKHYVLSTRYPDSYQCVR